One genomic segment of Sander lucioperca isolate FBNREF2018 chromosome 10, SLUC_FBN_1.2, whole genome shotgun sequence includes these proteins:
- the LOC116056223 gene encoding uncharacterized protein LOC116056223 isoform X2, giving the protein MPWRCCVPGCKGYDEAKSMGVVFHGLPTRDPQRCKTWLKAIQSPRFDENTPVSKYSGVRVCSLHFQPEDYEEDFRAKILNIAPKPVLKSGAVPSVFPGREPSEPGRTETSPPAPKRSRTQPPPAAAEDDSFCIVVSVDPLDHSFHSEPDFNPTTSEDEEDADKDCAIVHARSLMELFRMCQTCGQPITEKELFHSGAQMRVKWGCHGGHSGVWKSSPHMRDTLP; this is encoded by the exons ATGCCGTGGAGGTGCTGTGTTCCTGGGTGTAAAGGCTACGACGAGGCGAAGTCTATGGGGGTTGTTTTTCACGGTTTACCGACCAGAGACCCGCAGCGCTGCAAAACATGGCTGAAAGCGATCCAGAGCCCCCGGTTTGACGAAAACACTCCGGTCTCTAAATACAGCGGGGTAAGAGTGTGCAGCCTGCACTTTCAGCCCGAGGACTACGAAGAGGACTTCCGGGCTAAGATACTGAACATAGCGCCCAAGCCGGTGCTCAAGAGCGGCGCTGTGCCGTCAGTGTTCCCCGGGAGAGAGCCCTCTGAGCCGGGCAGAACTGAGACGTCTCCCCCGGCTCCGAAGAGAAGCAGAACTCAA CCccccccagcagcagcagaagatgACAGTTTCTGCATCGTGGTGTCAGTCGACCCTTTGGACCACAGCTTCCACTCGGAACCAGACTTCAACCCAACGACATCGGAGGACGAAGAAGACGCCGACAAAGACTGCGCTATAGTGCACGCCCGCAGCCTGATGGAGCTGTTCAGGATGTGTCAGACGTGCGGGCAGCCAATCACGGAGAAGGAGCTGTTCCACTCGGGTGCTCAGATGAGGGTGAAATGGGGCTGTCACGGTGGACACTCTGGGGTGTGGAAGTCCTCCCCTCACATGAGAGACACACTTCCTTGA
- the LOC116056223 gene encoding uncharacterized protein LOC116056223 isoform X1 has protein sequence MPWRCCVPGCKGYDEAKSMGVVFHGLPTRDPQRCKTWLKAIQSPRFDENTPVSKYSGVRVCSLHFQPEDYEEDFRAKILNIAPKPVLKSGAVPSVFPGREPSEPGRTETSPPAPKRSRTQAPCSSQPPPAAAEDDSFCIVVSVDPLDHSFHSEPDFNPTTSEDEEDADKDCAIVHARSLMELFRMCQTCGQPITEKELFHSGAQMRVKWGCHGGHSGVWKSSPHMRDTLP, from the exons ATGCCGTGGAGGTGCTGTGTTCCTGGGTGTAAAGGCTACGACGAGGCGAAGTCTATGGGGGTTGTTTTTCACGGTTTACCGACCAGAGACCCGCAGCGCTGCAAAACATGGCTGAAAGCGATCCAGAGCCCCCGGTTTGACGAAAACACTCCGGTCTCTAAATACAGCGGGGTAAGAGTGTGCAGCCTGCACTTTCAGCCCGAGGACTACGAAGAGGACTTCCGGGCTAAGATACTGAACATAGCGCCCAAGCCGGTGCTCAAGAGCGGCGCTGTGCCGTCAGTGTTCCCCGGGAGAGAGCCCTCTGAGCCGGGCAGAACTGAGACGTCTCCCCCGGCTCCGAAGAGAAGCAGAACTCAA GCGCCCTGCTCCTCCCAGCCccccccagcagcagcagaagatgACAGTTTCTGCATCGTGGTGTCAGTCGACCCTTTGGACCACAGCTTCCACTCGGAACCAGACTTCAACCCAACGACATCGGAGGACGAAGAAGACGCCGACAAAGACTGCGCTATAGTGCACGCCCGCAGCCTGATGGAGCTGTTCAGGATGTGTCAGACGTGCGGGCAGCCAATCACGGAGAAGGAGCTGTTCCACTCGGGTGCTCAGATGAGGGTGAAATGGGGCTGTCACGGTGGACACTCTGGGGTGTGGAAGTCCTCCCCTCACATGAGAGACACACTTCCTTGA